A region of the Lagopus muta isolate bLagMut1 chromosome 2, bLagMut1 primary, whole genome shotgun sequence genome:
TCCATAactccccccatccccatgctgGGGGCTACTCTACTTCCATGTGGGCTGTGACCTCACAGAGTTATCCCCACCCGCTGGATTATGATCTCATGGCTCTGCCCATGTGATCCAGCGGCCAGCACTTGGCTTCTGCCAGTGCGGTCGTGACCTGCTTTGAGCGATGGTTGTCGACAGCGTTCTCCTTATccccagcctcctgctcctggTGGCTGGGGTGTCTCTGCTCACCGTTTCCTGGCGCCGACAGGTAGGGAAATTTGAGGATGGCAGTCACTTGAGGCTAGGTGACTGAGGGCTTTGGGGTGGGGGTGAGGGCTGCCCCGCAAGTCCTTTCACTGTGCCACGTTCATGTGCCCGTAGGGTTCTGACCGGCGCCAGCAATGGTGGACATGGTGTCTGCAAGTGGTGGCATTGAAGTCAGGTGAGTCCCCTGAGGGTCAGCCTGGCACGTTCCCAGGCAGGGCCAGCCCCCCGGGAGAAGCCAAGCCTCGTACCAGCCTCTGTCACGTGGCAGCCAGGCCGGGTGGGCCTGGAAGACCCCTGGTGCCCCCCTACCCTACTGTGGCTCACGCCCGCTCCCTGTTTTACAGGTGCTgagaggcaggcaggcaggcacaggAGCCCCCTGCGCAGGCCACGTTGCTCCCAGCAGCAAGCATCGCCACGGCAGGGCAGTCCCATCCTGCCCCATCTCATCCAGCCAGGAAAGATCCGGCCTTTCTTGCTGCGCAGTCGGTGCCCCTCTCTGCACACGGACTCTGCCACTGGTACCACGAGCTCTGCGGGGAAACCCGGCAGGCTTCCCAGACAGGACCAGCGCCCGCAGATTCTGGTGGCACGCGGGACCCCCAGGACGCTCCGTCAGCGTCCTAGGCTGGGCGGTGGAGTTGAAGACCTGCCACCTGAGATCTCCAACTTCACAAAGCCACCAGTGAAAGGGAAGGTCTTCCAGGTGGGCCTCGTTCaaacagaggagagaaaacGCTGGCGGGACTACGAGACCAAGAGGCGTTTTTGGCGTATGCTCTCCCCAGCACTTCCCAAAGtgcacaggaaagcagcagcagcagcaagaccATCCCGGGGACCAGCTCTGAGCCCAGAGAGAACAGCAGATGGCAAAACTGAAACCCACCAGCCCTTCAACTCTGGCTTCAGCGACAAGAGGAGCACAGAGAAATCGGACTTGCTCGCTATGGAAAGGCTGTAACGGCAGCTCCTGGTGTACCTAAAATGATCCAAGACTAACAACGATTGCTACAAGTCAGGCAGCGGAACTGAAGAGCAACCACCTGACAGCTCTTCCTGCACGCTGCCACCAGTGAAAGGGACAAACGAGCATGAGGACATCCTTCAAACAGAGGAGGGGAAATGCTGGTGGAAGAGCAAGACCAAGTGGTCTTCTGAGTATTGTATTGCCTCCCCAGCACTTCCCAGAGTCTAGATGGaagctggagaagctgcaggaCCAACACTAGGACCAGCTTCaagcctgcagaaaaggagacaGCAGTACTGAAACCTGCCAGCACCTaaacactgctgtcactgttATGGGTTTATTGTTAACATACCAAGAGAGAACTGAATCTCAGCCCTAAGATCATCGTTTGCATCATACCATTTCA
Encoded here:
- the LOC125688689 gene encoding uncharacterized protein LOC125688689; its protein translation is MVVDSVLLIPSLLLLVAGVSLLTVSWRRQGSDRRQQWWTWCLQVVALKSGAERQAGRHRSPLRRPRCSQQQASPRQGSPILPHLIQPGKIRPFLLRSRCPSLHTDSATGTTSSAGKPGRLPRQDQRPQILVARGTPRTLRQRPRLGGGVEDLPPEISNFTKPPVKGKVFQVGLVQTEERKRWRDYETKRRFWRMLSPALPKVHRKAAAAARPSRGPALSPERTADGKTETHQPFNSGFSDKRSTEKSDLLAMERL